Within the Corallococcus exiguus genome, the region TGTCCGCCACCGTCCAGGCGCTCCTTCCCCGCATCGAAGCGAAGCGCGACACGAAGCACCTGGAGCGCGCGCTCGTGCACTACCGCAAGACGCGCGAGGAGCTGGACTCGCTGGGGCAGGGCACGGTGGGCAGGAAGCCCATCCACCCGCCGCAGGTGGCCCGCGCGTTCGACCTCCAGGCGGCGGACGACGCCATCTTCACCTGCGACGTGGGCCTGCCCACGGTCTGGGCCGCGCGCTACGCGACCATGAAGGGCGGCCGGCGGTTGGTGGGGTCCTTCAACCACGGCTCCATGGCGAGTGCCTTGGCGCAGGCCATTGGCGCGCAGAAGGCCTTCCCGGACCGGCAGGTCATCTCCTTCTCCGGTGACGGCGGCTTCACGATGCTGATGGGGGACTTCATCGGCCTGGTGCAGCTGGGGCTGCCCATCAAGGTCGTGGTGTTCAACAACAGCTCCCTGGGCTTCGTGGCCATGGAACAGCAGGTGGGCGGCATGCTCGACGTGGGCACGGCGCTCCAGAACCCGAACTTCGCCGCGCTGGCGGAGGCCGTGGGCGTCAAGGGCCTGCGCGTGGAGGACCCGGCGCAGGTGGATGAAGCCATCCAACTGGCGCTCGCGACGCCTGGGCCCGTGCTGGTGGACGCCGTGGTCAGCAAGGCGGAGCTGGTGATGCCACCGCGCATCACCGCGGCCATGGCAGCGGGCTTCACCCTGTTCGGCATCAAGGCCCTGCTCAACGGCCGCACCAACGAGGTGCTGGAGCTGGCACGCACCAACCTCTGGCGCTGAAACCCCTGGCATTTCCAGCGGTTGGGCGGGGCTGGAGAAAAATCAGCAGGGCCGCGAATCCATTCGCCTCGTGGCCGCCTCTTATCTGGCGAATGGGGATTTTCCCCGTCGCACGAGGCCGCCTCCATGGGTTCGACCACCACTCCCGACGCGCTGTTGCTCGCGGCCCACGCCGGTGACCGCGACGCGATGGTGCACCTGCTGCAACTCCAGCAGCCGAACCTCCGGCGCTATGCGCAGAAGCGCTGCCTCATCAGCGACGTGGACGACGCGGTCCAGGAGGCCCTGCTGGTGATGTCCCGCCAGCTGTCCGCCGTGCGCAAGCTGGCGTCGTTCTCCGGGTGGATGTTCCGAATCGTCCAGCGCGAGTGCCGCCGGCTGGCCCGCACGGTGCTGAGGAACGACCCCTACGAGGAAGCGCTCGTGGACCAGTGGATGTCCGCGCACACGCCGGACTCGCTGCGGCTGGACATGGCGTCCGCGCTGGAGTCGCTGCC harbors:
- a CDS encoding RNA polymerase sigma factor, which encodes MGSTTTPDALLLAAHAGDRDAMVHLLQLQQPNLRRYAQKRCLISDVDDAVQEALLVMSRQLSAVRKLASFSGWMFRIVQRECRRLARTVLRNDPYEEALVDQWMSAHTPDSLRLDMASALESLPPQYLEVVVLRDFEALSIREMAERLSLEPAAVKSRLHRARVMIREYLLA